In Chthoniobacterales bacterium, a single window of DNA contains:
- a CDS encoding DUF885 domain-containing protein, protein MHLTKLLITPVACAGLQLCQAAGAQSNNDHAEAAKSLNVFFEAEWNYEMEQSPARASSMGDRRWNDRWGDQNLEAIRKREEHAADTLTRLKKFDRAKLSAADQLNYDLFQKDLETDIEGFKFKTYLMPINQRGGIQTLDELGDRLRFETVKDYEDWIARLKAFSGLMDQNIALMREGARSHVIWPKIVLERVPAQIDKQLVSKPEESPFFKPFKKFPDEISPADRERLVKAAQAAITSDVLPSFQKLKKYFVDEYLPAAFDQVGVWQMPQGAEFYAFLARRHTTTALTPEQIHEKGLSEVARIKAEMEAIKEKVGFKGTLPEFFTKLRTDPQFFYKTPDELLEAYRALAKRIDPNLVKVSKTLPRTPYGVTPIPDKIAPDTTTAYYNQPAADGSRAGLYFVNLYKPETRPKWEMMALSLHESVPGHHLQIALAQELGDIPKFRRYGGYTAFVEGWGLYAESLGQDMGLYDDPYSKFGQLTYEMWRAVRLVVDTGMHHMKWDRQRAINYFMDNAPKAENDIVNEIDRYISMPGQALAYKIGELKIKELRNLARQEIGESFDVREFHDAVLLSGAVPLDVLETKVKAWIATRKKTATPSPTATR, encoded by the coding sequence GTGCACTTGACCAAACTTCTCATCACGCCCGTCGCCTGCGCTGGGTTGCAACTTTGCCAGGCCGCCGGCGCGCAAAGCAACAACGACCACGCCGAGGCGGCTAAATCGCTTAACGTCTTTTTTGAAGCGGAGTGGAACTACGAGATGGAGCAAAGTCCGGCGCGCGCTTCGTCGATGGGCGATCGCCGGTGGAACGATCGCTGGGGCGACCAGAATCTCGAGGCGATCCGAAAGCGGGAAGAACATGCCGCCGACACCCTGACGCGCCTAAAGAAATTCGATCGCGCAAAACTCTCCGCCGCGGATCAGCTGAATTACGACCTCTTCCAAAAAGACCTCGAGACCGACATCGAAGGCTTCAAGTTCAAGACCTATTTGATGCCCATCAATCAGCGCGGTGGCATCCAGACCCTGGACGAGCTCGGCGACCGGCTCCGTTTTGAGACGGTCAAGGATTACGAAGATTGGATCGCGCGGCTGAAAGCCTTTTCCGGTTTGATGGACCAGAACATCGCGCTCATGCGGGAAGGAGCGCGCAGTCACGTCATCTGGCCCAAGATCGTGTTGGAACGAGTCCCGGCCCAGATCGACAAGCAGCTTGTCTCAAAGCCGGAGGAGAGCCCCTTTTTCAAGCCGTTCAAAAAGTTCCCGGACGAGATTTCACCCGCGGATCGCGAGCGCCTGGTGAAAGCAGCCCAGGCCGCAATCACCTCGGACGTGCTGCCTTCGTTTCAAAAGCTCAAAAAATATTTCGTCGATGAATATCTGCCCGCGGCCTTCGACCAGGTCGGAGTCTGGCAAATGCCGCAGGGCGCCGAGTTCTATGCCTTTCTCGCGCGACGCCACACCACGACTGCCCTGACCCCGGAGCAGATTCACGAGAAAGGACTCTCCGAAGTGGCCCGGATCAAAGCCGAGATGGAGGCGATCAAGGAGAAGGTGGGATTCAAAGGAACGCTGCCGGAATTCTTCACCAAGCTGCGAACCGATCCGCAGTTTTTTTACAAGACCCCGGATGAATTGCTGGAGGCGTATCGGGCGCTGGCGAAGCGCATCGATCCGAACCTGGTCAAGGTTTCCAAGACGCTTCCACGCACTCCCTACGGCGTGACGCCCATTCCTGATAAGATCGCGCCGGATACGACAACCGCCTATTACAACCAGCCCGCGGCGGATGGCTCGCGAGCGGGGCTTTATTTCGTTAATCTCTACAAACCCGAGACGCGGCCAAAATGGGAGATGATGGCGCTCTCCCTCCACGAATCCGTTCCGGGACATCACCTGCAAATCGCCCTCGCCCAGGAGCTCGGCGATATCCCAAAATTCCGGCGTTACGGCGGCTACACTGCTTTCGTGGAGGGCTGGGGCCTGTACGCCGAATCGCTTGGTCAGGACATGGGACTGTATGACGATCCCTATTCGAAGTTCGGCCAGCTTACTTACGAAATGTGGCGCGCTGTCCGCCTCGTCGTCGATACCGGAATGCATCACATGAAATGGGATCGCCAGCGGGCGATCAACTACTTCATGGACAATGCGCCCAAGGCCGAGAACGACATCGTCAACGAGATCGACCGTTACATCTCGATGCCCGGCCAGGCTCTCGCCTACAAAATCGGCGAACTAAAGATCAAAGAGCTGCGGAATCTGGCCCGGCAGGAGATCGGCGAATCTTTTGACGTGCGCGAGTTTCACGATGCCGTGCTGCTCTCGGGCGCCGTCCCGCTCGACGTCCTCGAGACCAAGGTCAAGGCGTGGATCGCCACCAGGAAAAAAACTGCGACGCCATCCCCCACGGCCACTCGTTAG